One window of the Klebsiella oxytoca genome contains the following:
- a CDS encoding phospholipase D-like domain-containing protein, producing MIIVGVTSDWLCIMFFGAMSATDYENREKGKMRYYDSGLRQRENTLAYWLETAISGPVAELRFQTGFFSLDGLGLLLPALTHCKVNNLPTNILLGSNDSSTLKSDVERLIEIMGIPRGGAQLGIVSFKGGYFHPKTYHIRREDGSQAAFVGSANLTASGLALHVEAGISLDTNEGDDPQILEEIATAIDRWFVQETDGLTIVSDVSVLNSLVENDVLALAPPPRPLAQGSADIHQSSVKKRLRPIIEIPKVAGSVTTGEDKVTKSNTPSIITQSRQDATLSTGPSFTQREGFPPYILFATDAIQATTDYGAITGIPLPKGAAGLIIQLNRDSARHFAGGTGTANISIPVVSVQTLKFGPFGKHNRPRAQFNLRLRFLSDNMTIDGGTVSTNVMGYGFTPSETGHSDIRMLVPASVNALSSLIIAEGLSVPVDGDMALLEWPTSTEPSFRLSFLDSNSGISQQAAALFRDAAEQGELAGNGACWLPPDYSPAW from the coding sequence GTGATTATTGTTGGCGTAACCTCTGACTGGTTATGTATCATGTTTTTCGGTGCAATGAGCGCTACAGATTATGAAAATAGGGAGAAGGGAAAGATGAGGTATTATGATTCTGGACTGCGCCAGCGCGAGAATACTCTCGCTTATTGGCTGGAAACAGCGATAAGTGGGCCTGTAGCTGAGCTTCGTTTTCAGACGGGTTTTTTTTCACTGGACGGTCTAGGATTACTTCTTCCTGCCCTCACTCATTGCAAAGTTAACAATCTTCCAACAAATATTCTCCTTGGTTCGAATGATTCAAGCACCCTTAAAAGTGATGTTGAAAGATTAATTGAAATCATGGGCATACCACGAGGTGGAGCTCAGTTGGGAATTGTCAGTTTCAAAGGGGGCTACTTTCACCCTAAAACTTATCATATTCGCCGAGAAGATGGTTCACAGGCCGCCTTTGTGGGATCAGCAAACCTTACTGCATCAGGTCTTGCTCTGCATGTTGAGGCAGGGATTTCTCTTGATACAAACGAAGGAGATGATCCCCAAATTCTAGAGGAAATTGCTACCGCGATTGACCGCTGGTTTGTTCAAGAAACAGATGGTCTTACTATAGTATCAGATGTTTCAGTTCTAAACAGTTTAGTTGAAAATGATGTCCTTGCACTTGCACCGCCACCTCGACCCCTTGCCCAAGGAAGTGCTGATATACACCAATCCAGTGTTAAGAAACGCCTACGGCCCATAATTGAGATCCCGAAAGTTGCTGGTTCAGTAACAACAGGCGAGGATAAAGTAACCAAATCTAATACGCCGTCAATTATTACTCAGTCCCGTCAGGATGCAACGTTATCGACAGGGCCATCATTTACCCAGCGTGAAGGATTTCCTCCATATATTCTATTTGCAACAGATGCTATTCAGGCTACTACTGACTATGGAGCCATAACCGGAATACCACTACCAAAGGGGGCCGCAGGGCTTATTATTCAATTAAATCGCGACAGCGCACGTCATTTTGCTGGCGGGACAGGAACAGCAAATATAAGCATACCCGTTGTATCTGTCCAGACTTTGAAATTTGGCCCTTTTGGTAAACATAATAGACCTCGTGCTCAATTTAACCTTAGGTTACGTTTTTTAAGCGACAATATGACCATTGATGGCGGAACTGTTAGTACGAACGTTATGGGGTATGGGTTTACTCCAAGCGAAACAGGTCATAGTGATATTCGTATGCTTGTGCCTGCTTCAGTAAATGCCTTAAGCAGTTTGATAATTGCTGAGGGGCTGAGTGTACCTGTGGATGGCGATATGGCACTTCTAGAATGGCCGACCTCGACAGAGCCTTCTTTTCGTCTCAGTTTCCTTGATAGCAATTCAGGGATTTCACAACAGGCAGCCGCCTTGTTCAGGGACGCGGCGGAACAGGGCGAGCTTGCCGGGAATGGAGCCTGCTGGCTACCTCCAGACTACTCGCCAGCATGGTGA
- a CDS encoding helix-turn-helix transcriptional regulator, protein MLQNNIKQFRTQLSITQRELAFMIGTSQQQIQRIETGKVAAKLSLAQAICNALDKPLNVVFPESDRLINDFRKKRRKTDEDLEAIATSGIEMDSGLWTVKLWLQGQQDYLLLPISAADKRRFYYYFQEKNTPNLERFFVFDSSEYRYALNMREVVFHQFLSDGLRPIVDEEDDAYEDDYFNVHITLVNGGPVIPLSVEPDAPQNEETDDIGQLNGFFEKLDCEPETTDRYMLTDEDGEDAFIRIGSIAMVRVVLDALEPVEEDEE, encoded by the coding sequence ATGTTACAGAACAACATCAAACAGTTTCGTACCCAGCTATCGATCACCCAACGCGAGCTGGCGTTTATGATTGGCACCAGCCAGCAGCAAATTCAGCGTATCGAAACCGGCAAGGTTGCTGCAAAGCTGAGTCTCGCACAGGCAATATGCAATGCTCTGGATAAGCCTCTAAATGTCGTATTCCCGGAAAGTGATCGATTGATAAACGATTTCCGCAAGAAGCGTCGTAAAACCGATGAAGACCTTGAGGCGATAGCCACAAGCGGCATTGAAATGGATAGCGGTCTCTGGACTGTAAAACTTTGGCTACAGGGGCAGCAGGACTATTTGCTGTTGCCCATTTCAGCAGCGGATAAGCGGAGGTTTTATTATTATTTTCAGGAAAAAAACACCCCAAACTTAGAACGCTTCTTCGTTTTTGATTCTTCTGAGTATCGCTATGCGTTAAATATGCGTGAAGTGGTATTTCATCAGTTCCTGTCTGATGGTCTGCGGCCAATCGTTGACGAAGAGGATGATGCCTACGAAGACGATTATTTTAATGTCCATATCACGCTGGTAAACGGCGGACCAGTGATTCCACTGAGTGTTGAGCCTGATGCGCCGCAAAACGAAGAGACGGATGATATCGGTCAGTTGAATGGGTTCTTTGAAAAGCTGGACTGCGAGCCTGAAACGACAGATCGTTATATGCTAACCGACGAAGATGGAGAAGATGCTTTTATCCGTATTGGTTCTATTGCTATGGTGCGAGTCGTACTTGACGCGCTGGAGCCTGTGGAAGAAGATGAAGAGTAG